A DNA window from Deinococcus malanensis contains the following coding sequences:
- a CDS encoding Gfo/Idh/MocA family protein has protein sequence MTSPVRVGVIGLGAIGQSLLKAYSADPDVQVTAVCDVDASLAETIARPLAASAWTEHRSMLDAADLDLVYVAVPPRHHHAIGLDVIAARRHILCEKPLALTLSEAQDLQRAAQAAGVVHALNLPLHGDPGIETFRRLVQEGGLGALRRAELTLVFPQWPRGWQHNPWIGGREQGGPIREVGPHLLHVILTTLGPVTRVWAHTEYPAGDPVACETAALGTLELAGGPLVTVSCLTNVPRPEQVSLTVYGSEGTAGLVNWAVPLMALGQAPLEPVPFERPQMPAGARLVRELVGHVRGTPGDLVDFTMGVRIQAVLDAWERSSTLGTWVDVDVGQA, from the coding sequence ATGACCAGTCCAGTACGAGTTGGCGTGATCGGCCTTGGCGCCATCGGTCAGAGCCTGCTGAAGGCCTATTCGGCCGATCCCGATGTGCAGGTGACGGCCGTATGCGATGTAGACGCCTCCCTCGCGGAAACGATAGCCCGCCCGCTTGCGGCCTCCGCCTGGACCGAACACCGATCTATGCTGGACGCGGCCGACCTGGATCTGGTGTATGTGGCCGTGCCGCCGCGGCACCATCACGCCATCGGCCTGGATGTCATCGCCGCCCGCCGGCATATTCTGTGTGAAAAACCGCTTGCACTCACGCTGAGCGAGGCGCAGGACCTGCAGCGTGCGGCGCAGGCAGCAGGCGTCGTTCACGCGCTGAACCTGCCGCTGCACGGTGACCCTGGGATCGAGACGTTTCGCCGCCTCGTCCAGGAGGGGGGTCTGGGGGCCCTCCGCCGCGCAGAGTTGACACTGGTGTTTCCACAGTGGCCGCGTGGGTGGCAGCACAATCCCTGGATCGGCGGACGCGAACAGGGCGGACCGATCCGTGAGGTCGGCCCGCATCTGCTGCACGTCATCCTGACCACGCTTGGACCGGTCACGCGGGTATGGGCCCATACCGAGTACCCTGCGGGCGACCCCGTCGCCTGTGAAACCGCTGCGCTCGGCACGCTGGAGCTCGCGGGTGGGCCGCTGGTCACCGTGTCATGTCTAACCAACGTGCCGCGCCCCGAACAGGTCAGCCTCACCGTGTACGGCTCGGAGGGCACGGCCGGCCTGGTGAACTGGGCCGTGCCATTGATGGCGCTGGGGCAGGCGCCTCTTGAACCCGTGCCGTTCGAGAGGCCGCAGATGCCCGCGGGGGCACGGCTAGTGCGGGAGCTCGTGGGTCATGTGCGCGGCACACCTGGCGACCTGGTTGACTTTACCATGGGCGTCCGCATCCAGGCCGTTCTGGATGCTTGGGAGCGTTCGTCGACTCTGGGAACGTGGGTGGACGTGGACGTCGGGCAGGCATAA